TACTTGATTCTGCCGGTTTGGTTTATCCATACGTTCTAGCCGTGGAGAGGCTTATGGGTGTTGAGCCTCCAGAGAGGGCTAAGTATCTGAGGGTCATAATGGCCGAGCTTCAGAGAATATGCAGCCATCTCTACTGGCTTGGTTTGATGGGTGTCTTCGCAGGTCACGCGACGATGTACATGTGGTGTTTCGGCGACCGAGAGTATCTCGTGGACTTGACGCAGTTGATAGGCGGCCAGAGGATAACGCATTCGTATTTCGTTCCTGGTGGTGTAAGGAACGATGCACCATCTAAGGTTCCAACAGAACTCGTGAAAGATTTCAGAAGGTACTATCGCATGATGTTAGGAAAGGATTATCCCGGCGGCGAGGTGCCTGAGGACTTTCGGAAGTATGTCCTTGCGGTGTGCGACTTCTTTGACACGAGACTCGACGAATACTATCCGATGCTTCTTGACAGCCCTATATTCATCTATAGGACAAAAGGTGTCGGCGTCCTTAAAAGGGAGGATGCTATATCTTTAGGCGTAGTTGGCCCTGTTTTGAGAGGTTCGGGTGTGAAATCCGATACTAGGATAGATGAACCATACGACGCGTACCCTTACATCAAGTTTAACGTTCCGGTCATGGATGGTTGCGATAGTTATTCAAGAATGATGGTGGGCTACTACGAGATGAAAGAGAGTGTTAAGATAATTAAGCAGGCCGTCGAGCAGATGCCAGAAGGGCCTGTCAAGCTCAAGCAGCACCCCATCACTATAAAAGTTCCTGCTGGTGAAGTTTTTGCGAGTGCTGAGGCCGCTAGGGGACAGTGTTCCTTCTATATTAGAAGCGATGGTACAGACAGACCCTACAGGGTGAAGATTTGCTCACCTTCGTTCAGGAACCTTACAGCGATGCCCTACCTCATCAGGGACGTCAGAATTGCAGACATACCGATAATATACTGGTCACTAAACTACTGGCCGGTAGAGTGTGATAGGTGAGTCTGCATGGGCATGTTACGGGACGTTAAGAGGACGTTGATGCCAATATACTCCGGGCTGAAGCATGTGTTTCTGAAACCATACACGGTGAAGTGGCCATACGAGAAAGTTCCGAATTTACCAGACGATAGATATAGGTTCGATCCTAAGGCAGGCATAGCGTACCCTGGCAATAAGGGGAGGCACCTTCTTTACATGGAAAAATGCACTGGTTGCAGCTCCTGTGATTTAGCATGCCAGAACATAGCAGAGGCAATAACGATGAGTTATGGCTTTGATGTCGTTATAGTCTTAGATGATGAGTGCTACGAGCACTTTAAAGAATCTAGGCCGGAAATCGTGGAGGCCTTAGAAGTTATAGCGAGTTCATTTTCAGCAGAACCTAGCTACATCCAGTATAACTCTCTTAGTTCCTTCTTCTGGACGCTGGCGGATATTAGACAGGTTACGAAGGTAGAGGGAGGTTATGAGGTTAAGCTAAACCTCGAACCGATCTTTGATGCGAGGGCTATCGAGGTTCTTTACCAGAAGGTTTATCCCGCTATAGAAAAACTTAAGGCTACAGGTTGGGAAATAAAAAAGCTTGAGGCGGCGACGGAATCTGCGTCGGTTGAGGTTGCAAAGCAAGGCTTCGTAGTAAATGTCCTCGTACGCAAAATAGACATGGGATATAAGCAGAACAGGAGGTCTCTGTTTCCGTCAGTCGACTACGGTAGATGCGTGATGTGCGGTTTCTGTGTTGACGCGTGTCCATTCCAAGCCCTAGAGATGACGAATGATTTTGAGTTGTCAGCCGTCGGTAGGAGGGAGTTGATATACACGCCCATCATGCTGGCTAAGAGGCCAGAAGAGTTTAACGTTACAGGAGTTCCCCCAGAGCTTAACGTTATAGAAAGGACGAGAATGGTCTTCAGGAGGTTGATTTGGTGATGACGGAGAAAGCCTCACCGATTGAATTAAGGGAAGAGATGCTCGGGTTAAGGGACAGGGTAAGAGACGTTCTTAAGAACCTTAGGGCATTCGTCGAAGTTGAAGATTACTCTTTTATTGAGAGAGCGCGACAAATATGCGAGAGTTTAGATGGCAGATGGCTTTCGGGTTTCGATGATTTAAAGAACAATGTCGACGCCATATACCTAACGTACAGACAAGCGGGTGGCAAGATAGATACGGAAACTCACGCTCACCTGGTCAGTCAAGCCGTATACGCAATAGTTAGGGCCAACATAGTGTTAACAGGTTTAGAGTTTAAAGTTAAGAGGATGCGTGGTTTCTGATGTTGGTGTTGCCGCTATGGGTGTGGGTACTTTAATAATATTTGTCGTGGCGGCTTTCCTGGTTTCGTTGTTATTCGTTTTACTAGGAATGCTTCTGAGTCATAAAAGAGTGAAAAGGACGAAGGTCCTCACGTTCGAGTGTGGCCAAAAACCATTCGAATGGCGTACGTTGCAATTCCCTATACAATACTTCCCCTACCTCATAATCTACGTCGTCTACGCGGTCGTAGCCATACTGGTCCTAGTCTCTCTATTCTACGTCTTCGAAGTCCCAGATGCTCTCACGAGAGTGACTGTCTTCCTAGCGATACTTGCGTTCTCATCGATATTCCTCAGCGTAAATTTAAAGAGGCTGGTTCAGAGGATATGAGGTGAGCGAATTGTCATCGTCGGTTATTCAAGAATACGCAAAGGCCGCCGCCAACTTCCTCAACGAAGTGCCACAAACTTTGAGGGATTTCATACTGTTCTTGCATAGCGATGCTTTCATAAAGGCAATCATATTTCCTGGGTTACTCTTCATACTCACGTTCGTCATGTTTACGATATGGTTCGAAAGGAAGCTTCTGGCCAGGGTGATGGTAAGACTAGGACCACTTCACGTAGGCAAGTACGCAGGCCTCCTCCAGCTCGTAGCTGATGCCGTGAAACTATTATCAAAAGAGCTTATAGTCCCCGAGAAGGCCATAAAGCCGCTTTACGTTTCTATGCCAGTACTATGCGGTGCGCTATCGATGTTGGCTTTTGCATTCTTACCCGTAGGTCCTGGTTGGGTGATATATCCGTCAGATATCAGCCTCTTGCTGGTCTTCGTTGTGCTAGCCGTAACACCGATTACTATACTCGTAGCCGGGTGGGCATCGAGAAGCAAGTACAGCTTCGTTGGGATGGTTAGGTTCGCATTTCAAGTTTTCTCGTACGAGGTACCGTTCTTCTTGGCGATTGCCAGCGTAACTCTGGCTGCGAGGTCTTTTAACCTAGAGAAGATCGTGGAGGCTCAGGCAGGACTACCGTTCATAATACCAGCACTTTTGGGATTCATAGTATTTTTAATAACTGCCATAGCAGAGGTTGAGAGGGTTCCGTTCGATTTACCGACTGCTGAGCAAGAGTTAGTTAGCGGATGGCAGACAGAGTACACGGGCGCATACTTCGCCTTGTTTTACCTTGCTGCTTACATAAAGCTCGATGCCGTCGCAATACTCACCGCTCTACTATTCCTTGGGGGATGGCACGGACCATCGATACCGGGCATACCTGAAAGCATCTTAGGACCTTTTTGGTTGATACTTAAGAGCTTGATCGTTGTCTTCTTGGTGTTGTTACTCAGAGGCGTTTTTCCGAGGATTACTTTGGATAAATTGCTTGACCTTGGATGGAGGGTCCTTATACCGCTGGCGCTCCTAAACATCCTGATCGTCGCAGTCTTAATCCAAATTGGTCTACTTTAACGCACCATTTTAAGGCTCAAGCCTAAATTTATCCCTAGGGAAGAGTATGACCTCTCGGATGTTCGTTCTCCTAGTAAGGACCATCATCAATCTATCAAACCCAAGACCCCAACCGGCATGTACGGGCATCCCATAATCAAAGACCGCGAGATGACTCTTAAAGTTCTCAGGATTCAGACCTTGTTCCTTCAACCTCTTCTCTAACAGACTCCTGCTGGATATCCTCGTGCCTCCCGAAGCGAGTTCAAGCCATTGATACATTAGGTCGAAGGATTCCGAGACCTCTGGGTCTTCCTCACAAGGTTGAATGTAGAACGGCTTCGTCTTCGTTGGGAAATGAGTTATGAAATAGTAGTAAGGATGCTTCTTCCCGAGTATTCTATTATCCTCAGTTCCGAAGTCGTCGCCCCATTTTAGCTCCCTGCCTTCTCTCCTAAGCTCTTCCAGCATTTCCTTATAGGTAAACCTCTTTAATGGTAGCTGAATTGGTTTGAGTGTGACGTTCAGCAAACTTAGCTCCTCTGTATTATTTTTAATAACTGCGTCGATTATGTGTGCTATCAATCTCTCTAAGATATTCATGACGTCATGCATGTCGGCGAATGCCATCTCGATGTCTACTGAGGTAAACTCGCTAACGTGCCTTCTGGTGTGCGATTCTTCAGCCCTGAAGAACGGGCCTATCTCAAAGACCTTCTCGAAGACCGTTGTCAATTGTTCTTTGTAGAGTTGTGGACTTTGGGCGAGGTATGCGGTTCTGTCGAAATATTGGACCGGAAAGAGAGCGGCACCACCCTCTGTAGCGGTTGCTATTATCTTCGGTGTTCTGACCTCTACAAACTCCTCCTTTAAGAAAAACTCTCTTATTGCCTCGAGTGCCGTCGTAGCTATCTTGAATACTGCCTTGTTCTCTGGTTTTCGGAGGTCAAGTATCCTATAGTTAAGCCTTGTGTCGAAACCGGCCGGAACTTTTCCTGTTACGTCGTAAGGTATCGGTTGTCGTGCCTTGCTGAGAATTCTTAGCTTCTTTAATCTCACCTCTACGCCGAGTTTCGCCTTCGGCTCCTCGCTAACAATACCACTAACGTATACTACATCCTCATTACCGAGTTCTTCTAATGTTGAAAGCTCATCTTTCGATAACTCTGCTTTCTTGGCAGTAACCTGACAGATTCCTGAAGCATCACGAAGCAAGATGAATTTTATACCACCTAAATCCCTAATTTCATGAACCCATCCGACCAAGTGAACCTCTTGAGCGTTCAAATCTGGCTTTATTTGGCGCGCAACATGCGTCCTAATCCAAGTTTTCTTTACCAAGAAGAATCAACCCGCTTTTTATGCTCGTTAAGCAACGTTCTGTTTTTTATCCTTATCTTCGGGAGCACCTACTTCCTTCGCTACCTTCTGCCTTACTGGGCGTATCCTTTTCCGTGACTTCTTTTCAAAATCCACCTTAAGGTTTATGTTCTTTGTTACTCTGGAGATTTCTTGGAGAGATTCAACGCTGAGCTTCAAACTTCTCTCCTCATCAAGAATTATTCTTATTTCTACAGAATTGTCTGGTAACCATATCTTATTTATAGCGACTATCCTAGCCGGTGCGACGAGCGGTTCTAAGAACCTACCTATGTCCGGGGAGTCTTCTATAAGTCTAACATTTTTTCCCAAGATGTCTGAGAGCTTCCTCTTTAGCGACGTTAACAGATGTTGGGGCATTGCGCTTAAGTGCCCATTCCTTAACACCACGACTATCGCATCTTTAGTGTCCACACTCTTCACGTAAGACATGGACTGGAGTTGGTGAAAATTCTTCTCAAGCTCGAGGAGGGCCCTCATCACTTTTATATCTAACTCTGATACTTCGCCACGCCTAATTTTCTCTTCGCATCTTTCGCAAAATATACCTGTCTTTAGGTCAAACGTGCATACGGGTATCTCCATCTTGCACACCACCAAGTAGCCCGCCGTCGCACGACCGGCAGCTGTACGGCTGACGCGTTTGAAGTCGGCTACCTGCTTATGCTGATCTCTATCGTACTCACGTTTATCGTTCGATTATCCTGACCCGTTACCTGATCGGTACCTATTTTTATGTCCGTTATCTTCAGGTCCTTGTAGAACCTCTTCTGAATTATCTGGACTAGGTCGACCGCCTTGCTTATAGCCCGTCCCCTAGCCTTTACGACTATGCTGCTGGAACCACCCTGAAGGCTTGTCAGACATGCGAGTACGTAATTCATTAAAGGCTTCTTACCTACAAGTATCGTGGACACCGGCTGTTCCTTTGACATTTTTGCTCACCGCTTTATCTACTAGCGGGGCTACTGTGGATAGCTCCTGGACCCTAAATAAATACTTTCTTCAAGGACGAGGGTTTTCTAGTAGGATAAAGTTTAAGAAAGACCTTATTTAGCGGCTTTAAAATAGGCCTTCGATATGCCGATAAGAGATACTGAGCTACTGCAATTGGCTCAAAGGCGCAGACTATATGTAAAGATATGCAGAGATTGTGGCGCAAGGAATGCCGCCTCCGCGGAGAAATGCAGAAAATGTAGGAGTAGGAATCTCAGATGGAAGAGACGGGAGATAAAGCGCTAAACCGCGATTAGGCTAAAGGTGTTTTCGTATACAAATGATGAAGAGCGACTAACCTAAGCTGGACATTTCTTCCAACAACGCTATTAGTGATTGTGTTCCATCGAGTCCATGTCCTTTCTGGTCTAAAGCCTTAACAAGTTCAGCAACTAAACTGGTGCCGAGCAAAGAAAGTCCAAGCTTCTCGGCTATCTCCCGAACTATGCGTAAGTCTTTCCGTAAGTGCTGAACCTTGAAGCCAGGCCTGAAGTCTCGCTTTATCATCTTTGGTCCGAGCGTGGTAATCTGCCAGGAACTTCCTGCGCTAACGCTGATAACCTCGATAACCTTCTGCTGGTCAAGGCCGGCCTTCTTTGCCAAGAGAAGGACCTCGCAAGCCGCAAGCAAATTAAGACCGACAGCGATCTGATTGCAAAGTTTAGTAAAGGCCCCCATTCCCGGGCCACCCATGTAGAATATCTTTTCGCCCATAACCCTAAAAAGTGGTAGAGCTCGCTCATAGGCTTCGTACCTTCCGCCAACCATGATCGTGAGCGTGCCCGCCTCTGCGGCCATAGTGCTCCCAGAAACGGGAGCATCGAGAAAATCTACACCATTATCAGCCAGCACTTTGTGAAGCTCTTGAGCAAGGTGCGGTGAGACCGTTGACATATCGATAACTACCATACCCTTCCTAACACCCTCTATTACACCGTTACTTCCAACGACGACCGAGTGTACGTCTGGATTATCGGGCAACATCGTGATGACGAATTCAGATCGCTCAGCAACCTCACGGGGTGATGATGCAGGGATAGCACCCAATGCGACCAACTCCTCGACAGGTTTAGGGCTCCGATTATGCACTACCAACCTATACCCGGCCTTCAGCAGCCTGGTCGCCATGGGCTTTCCCATCAGCCCGAGACCTATAAAACCGACGGAGCTCATGGTGTAAAAATGCGACCGAACTGTTTTTAATTTTTCGGATTTAGTGACACAAACGCCTGGACTAAGAATAACCCTAACTGAATTCCTGTCTATTACCCGTCGGTTGAGAGCCTTGTCGCATTTTCTCTGCAACCTAGTGTCCTTATGTGTTTATCCACCTGCCCTTAACAGGCCTAGCTCTAATTTCAACTTTAGCATCCTGTTGA
This genomic stretch from Aigarchaeota archaeon harbors:
- a CDS encoding NADH-quinone oxidoreductase subunit D, whose protein sequence is MVKEEVRSLEIYETGPTLTFSMGPQHPGTGHFRMIITVVGDIVVRCDPDPGFVHRGEEKLCEYKTWITNIPHLERPAILDSAGLVYPYVLAVERLMGVEPPERAKYLRVIMAELQRICSHLYWLGLMGVFAGHATMYMWCFGDREYLVDLTQLIGGQRITHSYFVPGGVRNDAPSKVPTELVKDFRRYYRMMLGKDYPGGEVPEDFRKYVLAVCDFFDTRLDEYYPMLLDSPIFIYRTKGVGVLKREDAISLGVVGPVLRGSGVKSDTRIDEPYDAYPYIKFNVPVMDGCDSYSRMMVGYYEMKESVKIIKQAVEQMPEGPVKLKQHPITIKVPAGEVFASAEAARGQCSFYIRSDGTDRPYRVKICSPSFRNLTAMPYLIRDVRIADIPIIYWSLNYWPVECDR
- a CDS encoding 4Fe-4S binding protein — translated: MGMLRDVKRTLMPIYSGLKHVFLKPYTVKWPYEKVPNLPDDRYRFDPKAGIAYPGNKGRHLLYMEKCTGCSSCDLACQNIAEAITMSYGFDVVIVLDDECYEHFKESRPEIVEALEVIASSFSAEPSYIQYNSLSSFFWTLADIRQVTKVEGGYEVKLNLEPIFDARAIEVLYQKVYPAIEKLKATGWEIKKLEAATESASVEVAKQGFVVNVLVRKIDMGYKQNRRSLFPSVDYGRCVMCGFCVDACPFQALEMTNDFELSAVGRRELIYTPIMLAKRPEEFNVTGVPPELNVIERTRMVFRRLIW
- the ndhC gene encoding NADH-quinone oxidoreductase subunit A; translation: MVSDVGVAAMGVGTLIIFVVAAFLVSLLFVLLGMLLSHKRVKRTKVLTFECGQKPFEWRTLQFPIQYFPYLIIYVVYAVVAILVLVSLFYVFEVPDALTRVTVFLAILAFSSIFLSVNLKRLVQRI
- the nuoH gene encoding NADH-quinone oxidoreductase subunit NuoH: MSSSVIQEYAKAAANFLNEVPQTLRDFILFLHSDAFIKAIIFPGLLFILTFVMFTIWFERKLLARVMVRLGPLHVGKYAGLLQLVADAVKLLSKELIVPEKAIKPLYVSMPVLCGALSMLAFAFLPVGPGWVIYPSDISLLLVFVVLAVTPITILVAGWASRSKYSFVGMVRFAFQVFSYEVPFFLAIASVTLAARSFNLEKIVEAQAGLPFIIPALLGFIVFLITAIAEVERVPFDLPTAEQELVSGWQTEYTGAYFALFYLAAYIKLDAVAILTALLFLGGWHGPSIPGIPESILGPFWLILKSLIVVFLVLLLRGVFPRITLDKLLDLGWRVLIPLALLNILIVAVLIQIGLL
- the aspS gene encoding aspartate--tRNA(Asn) ligase, whose protein sequence is MVKKTWIRTHVARQIKPDLNAQEVHLVGWVHEIRDLGGIKFILLRDASGICQVTAKKAELSKDELSTLEELGNEDVVYVSGIVSEEPKAKLGVEVRLKKLRILSKARQPIPYDVTGKVPAGFDTRLNYRILDLRKPENKAVFKIATTALEAIREFFLKEEFVEVRTPKIIATATEGGAALFPVQYFDRTAYLAQSPQLYKEQLTTVFEKVFEIGPFFRAEESHTRRHVSEFTSVDIEMAFADMHDVMNILERLIAHIIDAVIKNNTEELSLLNVTLKPIQLPLKRFTYKEMLEELRREGRELKWGDDFGTEDNRILGKKHPYYYFITHFPTKTKPFYIQPCEEDPEVSESFDLMYQWLELASGGTRISSRSLLEKRLKEQGLNPENFKSHLAVFDYGMPVHAGWGLGFDRLMMVLTRRTNIREVILFPRDKFRLEP
- the albA gene encoding DNA-binding protein Alba, with protein sequence MSKEQPVSTILVGKKPLMNYVLACLTSLQGGSSSIVVKARGRAISKAVDLVQIIQKRFYKDLKITDIKIGTDQVTGQDNRTINVSTIEISISR
- a CDS encoding 50S ribosomal protein L40e; this translates as MPIRDTELLQLAQRRRLYVKICRDCGARNAASAEKCRKCRSRNLRWKRREIKR
- a CDS encoding NAD(P)-dependent oxidoreductase encodes the protein MQRKCDKALNRRVIDRNSVRVILSPGVCVTKSEKLKTVRSHFYTMSSVGFIGLGLMGKPMATRLLKAGYRLVVHNRSPKPVEELVALGAIPASSPREVAERSEFVITMLPDNPDVHSVVVGSNGVIEGVRKGMVVIDMSTVSPHLAQELHKVLADNGVDFLDAPVSGSTMAAEAGTLTIMVGGRYEAYERALPLFRVMGEKIFYMGGPGMGAFTKLCNQIAVGLNLLAACEVLLLAKKAGLDQQKVIEVISVSAGSSWQITTLGPKMIKRDFRPGFKVQHLRKDLRIVREIAEKLGLSLLGTSLVAELVKALDQKGHGLDGTQSLIALLEEMSSLG